The following is a genomic window from Micrococcus cohnii.
GTGTTGCGTGACCCCCGGTTGAACACATAGACCGGGTGGAGGGAACGCAGGGAAGTGAAACATCTCAGTACCTGCAGGAAGAGAAAACAAAAGTGATTCCGTGAGTAGTGGCGAGCGAAAGCGGATGGGGCTAAACCGTATGTGTGTGATACCCGGCAGGGGTTGCATGTGCGGTGTTGTGGGCCCATGTTGGGCAGGTCTGCCGGCCTGTCGCAGTGAGGTGCGGGCATATAGACGAACCGGTGTGGATGCCGGACCGTAGAGGGTGACAGTCCCGTAGTTGTAATGTGTTCCGCCGCTGTTATGTGGTTGCCCGAGTAGCACGGGGCCCGAGGAATCCCGTGTGAATCTGCCAGGACCACCTGGTAAGCCTGAATACTACCTGTTGACCGATAGCGGATCAGTACCGTGAGGGAATGGTGAAAAGTACCCCGGGAGGGGAGTGAAATAGTACCTGAAACCGTGTGCCTACAAACCGTCGGAGCCCTTTTGGGGTGACGGCGTGCCTTTTGAAGAATGAGCCTGCGAGTTAGTGATACGTGGCGAGGTTAACCCGTGTGGGGAAGCCGTAGCGAAAGCGAGTCTGAATAGGGCGATTGAGTCGCGTGTCCTAGACCCGAAGCGGAGTGATCTACCCATGGCCAGGTTGAAGCGCGTGTAAGAGCGCGTGGAGGACCGAACCCACTTCAGTTGAAAATGGAGGGGATGAGCTGTGGGTAGGGGTGAAAGGCCAATCAAACTCCGTGATAGCTGGTTCTCCCCGAAATGCATTTAGGTGCAGCGTCACGTGTTTCTTCCCGGAGGTAGAGCTACTGGATGGACGATGGGCCCTACAAGGTTACTGACTTCAGCCAAACTCCGAATGCCGGGAAGTGAGAGCGTGGCAGTGAGACTGTGGGGGATAAGCTTCATAGTCGAGAGGGAAACAGCCCAGACCACCGGTTAAGGCCCCTAAGCGTGTGCTAAGTGGGAAAGGATGTGGAGTTGCTGAGACAACCAGGAGGTTGGCTTAGAAGCAGCCACCCTTGAAAGAGTGCGTAATAGCTCACTGGTCAAGTGATTCCGCGCCGACAATGTAGCGGGGCTCAAGTACACCGCCGAAACCGTGGCATTCAGTTTTCTGGATGGGTAGGGGAGCGTCGTTCATGAGGTGAAGCCAGCGGGTAACTTCTGGTGGATTGTGGACGAGTGAGAATGCAGGCATGAGTAGCGAAAGACGGGTGAGAAACCCGTCCGCCGGATGACTAAGGGTTCCAGGGTCAAGCTAATCTTCCCTGGGTGAGTCGGGACCTAAGGCGAGGCCGACAGGCGTAGTCGATGGACAACGGGTTGATATTCCCGTACCGGTGAAGAACCGCCCATGTTGAACTGGTGATACTAACCGCCCAAAGCATCCTTCACCCGGGTCTTTGACCTGGGGTGGGGTGTGGAGCGCGGGACCTGAACTGGGGAGGCAAGCGCATTAACAGGTGTGACGCAGGAAGGTAGCCGGGCCAGGCAGTGGAATCGTCCTGGTCTAAGGGTGTAGGGCTCACGATTGGTAAATCCGTCGTGTTTGTGCTTGAGACCTGATGGGCGCCCCGTGTGGGGTGATCCGGTGATCCTATGCTGCCGAGAAAAGCATCGGCGTGAGGTTTGAACCGCCCGTACCCGAAACCGACACAGGTAGTCAGGTAGAGAATACTAAGGCGATCGAGAGAATCATGGTTAAGGAACTCGGCAAAATGCCCCCGTAACTTCGGGAGAAGGGGGGCCCTGACCTTGAGCACTACTTGCTGGTGTGAGGGGATATGGGCCGCAGAGACCAGGGGGAAGCGACTGTTTATCAAAAACACAGGTCCGTGCGAAGTCGTAAGACGATGTATACGGACTGACTCCTGCCCGGTGCTGGAAGGTTAAGGGGACCCGTTAGCTTCGGCGAAGCGGAGAACTTAAGCCCCAGTAAACGGCGGTGGTAACTATAACCATCCTAAGGTAGCGAAATTCCTTGTCGGGTAAGTTCCGACCTGCACGAATGGAGTAACGACTTCCCCGCTGTCTCAACCATGAACTCGGCGAAATTGCATTACGAGTAAAGATGCTCGTTACGCGCAGAAGGACGGAAAGACCCCGTGACCTTTACTATAGTTTGGTATTGGTGTTCGGTGTGGCTTGTGTAGGATAGGTGGGAGACTGTGAAGCGGGCACGCCAGTGTTCGTGGAGTCATCGTTGAAATACCACTCTGGTCACTCTGGATATCTAACTTCGGCCCGTGATCCGGGTCAGGGACAGTGCCTGATGGGTAGTTTAACTGGGGCGGTTGCCTCCCAAAATGTAACGGAGGCGCCCAAAGGTTCCCTCAGCCTGGTTGGCAATCAGGTGTCGAGTGCAAGTGCACAAGGGAGCTTGACTGTGAGAGTGGCAGCTCGAGCAGGGACGAAAGTCGGGACTAGTGATCCGGCGACTCGTTGTGGAACGGTCGTCGCTCAACGGATAAAAGGTACCTCGGGGATAACAGGCTGATCTTGCCCAAGAGTCCATATCGACGGCATGGTTTGGCACCTCGATGTCGGCTCGTCGCATCCTGGGGCTGGAGTAGGTCCCAAGGGTTGGGCTGTTCGCCCATTAAAGCGGTACGCGAGCTGGGTTCAGAACGTCGTGAGACAGTTCGGTCCCTATCCTCTGCGCGCGTTGGAAATTTGAGAAGGTCTGTCCTTAGTACGAGAGGACCGGGACGGACGAACCTCTGGTATGTCAGTTGTACCGCCAGGTGCATGGCTGATTAGCTACGTTCGGGATGGATAACCGCTGAAAGCATCTAAGTGGGAAGCCGGCTTCGAGATGAGATTTCCTTGCCCCTTTGAGGGTGTGAGGCCCCCAGCTAGAACACTGGGTTGATAGGCTGGATGTGGAAGCACGGACTGAAGACGTGTGGAGCTGACCAGTACTAATAGGCCGATGACTTACAAACACTTGTCACACTGTTGTGTGGTGGGGTGTTCGCGTCCACTGTGCGGTTGTCTGATTGCAACTGTGGTTTGCTGAGTGTGTTATGCTTGGTTGACTGTTTTGTGAATATGGTTCATGTGTTGTGATCCTTTAGGTTTCGCCTGCGCCCCGTAGTGTGTGGGGTGTGTGGTGTGTAGGGTTACGGCGGTCATAGCGTGGGGGAAACGCCCGGTTCCATTCCGAACCCGGAAGCTAAGGCCCACAGCGCCGATGGTACTGCAACCGGGAGGTTGTGGGAGAGTAGGTCGCCGCCGGACATTCTTTTGTGGTTGAGGCCCCCTGCCTGTTGGTAGGGGGCCTCCCCTTTTTGTGGGTGCACAGACCCACGCGGGCCGCCTGGACCGGATTCTTCGGTTTGCCATGCGTTGAGGTTGCCCGGTCGGGCTGCCCCGTGCGCTCCGTCGAGAACTCAGTCATCGGGGTGCTGGTGCGTCGCCCGATGCTGCGGAAAGCGCAGTGCCGCGACCTCACCCGCAGCCCTCAGGCGCGATCGCAGTCGCCGTCCGAGGCGCCGAGTGGCCCGCAGATGTTCGTGGTCCAGGGTGGTCAGTTGCGCGAGCAGCTCATCGGCCGCCGCAGGTTTCTGCCTGTCGGGAATGGCCAGAAACGCCGTCAGGGCGTCGGGAAGGTACCTGCCCACCACGTCCTCGACGTCCAGGCAGCTCGCCGCGTCATCGGCGCGCAGACCCTCCCAGGACGGCAGCAGCTGAGCCGTCCGCTCCGTCATTTCCCAAGCCAGCGACCAGCAGTCCGGGCGGAGCCTGTCGCGTTCCTCGCGCAGGAGGCGTCGCAGGGCGTCGATCTGCGTGCTGAGGGGAAGGGGAGGGCTCATGATGGTGCTATCTTCGCAGCTGCCTGGCTGCTCAGCGCGATACGTCGGCGGTGATTTGTCGACGTGAGGTGGTGCTGGTAAAGTCGTCCCCTGTTGGTTCGCGCAGCGATCTCAACGGGGTGTGGCGCAGCTTGGTAGCGCGCGTCGTTCGGGACGACGAGGCCGCAGGTTCAAATCCTGTCACCCCGACCATCACGTCGGTCTCCTCAGGCCGACAGAACACACGAGTGGGCCCCTCCGATTCTCGGAGGGGCCCACTCGTGTCTGGTCTGCCTCGTGCCCGTGCTCGTGGTCCGATCCGGGCAGGCCGACCGCGTTCTGGGCGATCGCGATGACCGCCTCAGTCTGTGGCGAACCGCAGGGTGGGGAAACCGGAGTCGTCCATGTCCACGGCCGTGACCCGTGCTCCTGCGGGCTGCCGCCGCACCTGAGCGTACAGGTGCCCGTGGAATGCCCAGTGGCTCTCCACCGCGTCGAGGGTGACGTTGGTGGCGTCCAGTGGACCCCCCAGCAGCGGGCTGAGCGTGGGGGCCAGGCACTGCCCCGGGTCCAGGGCCGTGATGCCCACGGCGTCGAACGCGCGTCGACGAGTGGCATCGTCGAACATCCGCAGCGGCTCGTCGGTGAGCAGCAGCACCGGCAGCACGGACGCGAGGTCGGCGATCTCGGTCCGGGAGGCCGTCGCGGGGTCGTAGCCGACGAGCATGGGGGTGTGGTCCACCGCCTCCTGCACGAACACCCTGCCGCGCCAGTCCATGATCAGCGGGACGGTGTTCACGTCGTCGATCCCGAAGAACTCTCGCAGCAGGGACGCCGCCTGCTCCGCCTCGGGCGCGCTGAGGAAGCGGAACAGACCGTGGTTGTACTGGGTCCCCGCGATCTCGAACCACGTCAGCAGGTTTCCGGTCAGCACGTCGCGCCCGGAAGCCGGGTTGTGCACGCGCTGCGTGACGTGGACGCCGGTGTCTGCGACGGGCTGATGGCGGCGGGCGTCCGCCCGAGGGGCCACCCCGGCCGTCTGATCCTCGTCCGGAGCGGGAACGAACGGGGCCTCGGTGCGCGGCACCGCCTGGACCTTGAGCTCGCCGTCCGGAGTGAACAGGTAGCCCTGCACGCGCAGAGCAGGGTCGAGCTCGGCTGCTGTGCGGTGCAGCCGGACGGACAGATCCCAGTACTCGTCCCAGGGCACGACGCGCCGGCGCATCGGCTCGTCGACCCCCGTCAGATGCGCGGGCACGGGCGAGGCCAACGCCACGGTGGCCGGGAGCCGATGCAGACGCAGACGGGCACACAGCGCCGCCTTGTCGCCCTCGCCGAGCAGGGTCGCCACGCGGGCGCCCCCGTCTTCGGCCGTGCCCTCCAGCGCCGCCAGCAGCAGGTCGAGGGAGAGCAGCTCCTCGCGTTGCAGTGACGACGGGTCGAAGGCGTCGACGACGCCGTGGCCGAGGCGTCGAGCCAGCACCCGCCCCCGCCAGTCGAGCGCGATCGGCACGACGGTCTCCGCGTCGTCAGGGAAGGCCGCGCGCAGCAGTCGGTCCACCTCCGGGCCGGAGCCCGCGTCCACCACGTGCAGCAGACCGTGGTTGTACTCGGCGCCCGCGACGCCGGCCTGGGAGATCGCGCCGTCGAGCTCGTCGTCACGGTAGGCGGCCGCGGTGGGGCCGGCCTGATCACCGGTGCGATGTAGCCGCGCATGGGGCACGCCCGCCGGTCCGGTGAACTCCGGGTCCTGGTCCGTGTCGAACACCAGGACGGGGCCGGACTCGGTGAGGCGCCGACCGACGACCATGGCCCCCTCCGGCGCTCGACGCATCTGGGCGGCCATGGCACCGAAATAGGACAGATAGGTCGAGGTGTAGGCCTCGGCGAGCAGATCGGGGGAGTCTTGCCCGCCCGCGAAGACCGGCCACGGCAGAGCGAGGCACCGGTGCTCGTCGAGGCGTTCGAGGCCGATCCGGGAGAAGGCGGCACGACGGTCGACGTCGTCGGCCAGGCGCTGCAACTCCTCGAGGCGCCCGGGGTGCGTGAGCAGCTCGACGAACTCGGAGAACTCCACCAGAGCTCGGGCCTGCTGGTGCGCCGGGTCCACCCGGACCACCACATCGCGGGCCGCCGTCCGCGCCGACTCGACGGGCGCCACGGTCAGCCGTGCGTACTGGCGGCCGCGCCAGTCCACCGCGACGGGCACGAGTGCCTGCGCCACCTGGGGGGCCAGGTGCAGGGCCAGGAACTCGTCGGCCAGAGCCCCCGTCTCGGCGGTGTGAACGCGCAGCAGGCTTTCGCCGAGCGTCTCTCCGGCGAGGCCGTGCCGGGTGACGACTCCGTCGAGTTCGTCGTCGCGATGGGCGGCCGGGGCGGCAGGACGGCTCGAGTCCGGGTCCGGGCGGGTCTGCTGCGTCATGGTGGTCATGCTCTCCTGTGTCGGGGCGTGCTGCCTCGGGATGTGATGGGTCCGGTATCTGCCACGCTGCAGAGTCGGTGATCCCGCGATTCCACCACACCTGCGCTCGGACGGTGGGGCCGCCGCGTCGCGTGATCGCGCATTCCAGCTGATCGGCCGATCTGCCGCGAGGCTCGGGCCGACCCGGCCGTGCGGCGGCCATGACCCACGGGTCAGCCGCGCGCTTCGGCCTCACGCGGCCGGACCGGATGGTGGGAGGCCATGCTGATGCGGTTCGTGGCGTTCATCAGGACCGTCAGCCACTGCACGGCCGCGTACTGGTCGTCGGACAGGCGGGGGTGGGACAGCAACTGGGCCACCTGCAGCTGCTCGTGCCCCTCCAGTCGGGTGAGCGCCTCGGCGAGCTCGAGCGCGGCCTGCTCCTGTTCTGAATACACCGACTCGGCTTCGCGCCAGGCCGGCAGCAGCGCGAGCCGCTGCTCGGAGACGCCCGCCTTCACCGCGGAACGCAGATGAGTGTCCAGGCAGAAAGCGCAGCCGTTGAGCTGCGAGACGCGCAGACAGACCAGCTCCACGGTCTGCGGGTCGAGACCGGCCTGGGCTGCGGCGGCGTCCACGTCCTGGCGCCAGGCCACGAGGGAGGACCAGACCGACGGCGCGGCCTTGTCCAGGTAGAAACGCAACGGGTCCTGGCGATCGGGGGCGGCATCGGAGCTCATGCGGCCATCGAATCACAGGCCGTGGAACCGCGTCACCGCCCGTGCAGAAGACGCTCCAGGCTCTCGGCGTCGTGCTCCGTGCCGAACGCGGCGCCGCCGGGCTCGAGGACCGCGCCCGCGGCGGAACCGGCGAACTCGACCGCGTCGTAGCCCATGGTCCGCACCAGGTTCGCGATCTCGCGACGCGCTCGGACCTCGTCGGCGGCCGAGCCCACGGCCAATGCCCGTCGCGGCGCGCGGACTCGGCCCGCCGCGGCAAGATCGTGATGGGAAACGTCGAAGAACGCGCGCACCACGGGCAATTCCGTGCCCGTGCGCAGCCAGGCGTCGACCTCGGCCGTCGTCGGCTGGGCCGCCGCATCCACGCCAGGGGCGTCCCACGTGTTGGTCATGTCGACGACGGTGCGTGTGCGCGGGCCGCGCAGCGCCGCCGGGTCGACGTCGTCCAGGGCGTCGCGCGGTACCGCGAGCACGGACACCTCAGCCTGCGCGGCGAGCTGTTCGGCGCTCACGGCCTCGGCCCGGGGCGCATAGATCGTCAGGTGGTGGCGCAACCGACGCGGCGGCGCCGTACTGGCCAGGCGAACGACCGGTGCGGATGCGCCGGGGGTGAGGGTCGGGATGCGAGCCAGCGCCCGGGCGAGAGCCGTGCCCGCTCGGCCCGCACCCAGCACCCCGACCGTCAGGGGCGCGGCGGACTCGGCGTCGCTCACCGGATCTCGGTGTGCTGCCGGCCCAGGCCGGTGATCTCGACCTCGACGACATCCTCGGACGTCAGCCACGCGCGTCGACCGTCCGCGTCCTTGCGGCCCAGGGCCACCCCGGACGGGGTGCCCATCAGGATCAGGTCGCCCGGGTGCAGAGTCACCATCTGAGAGACGTAGGAGACGATCTGCTCCGGGGTGAACACGACCTCCAGCGCGCGGGAGCGCTGCCGGCGCTCGCCGTTGACCCGGGTGAGGATCTCGGCCTTCGGGGTGAACTCGTCGGGCGTCACCAGCCACGGGCCGACGGGGGTGGAGGCGTCCCAGATCTTCCCCTGCAGCCACTGCGAGGTGCGGCCCTGGAACCCCCGCACGGAGACGTCGTTCGCGACGGCGTATCCGGCGATGTGCTCGGCGGCCTGCGACTCGGGGATCCGCCGACCGGGCTCGCCGATCACGACGCACAGCTCGCCCTCGTAGTCGAGACGGTGATCCTCCTGCGGGACCTCGATCGCATCAAGCGGTCCGGTCAGGGACTGAGCGAACTTCGCGAACAGCGTGGGGTGCTCGGGCGCCTCGAGGCCCGTCTCGGCGACATGGTCCTTGTAGTTCAGGCCCACGCCGACCACCTTCGTCGGGAACGGCACGAGCGTCTCGTACATGAGCGTGGCGACGTCGAGCACGCGGTTCGGATCCCGTTCGGCCGCGGCCGTGGCCTCATCGAGGACCTCCTGCCGCTGCTCGGGGGCCAGCGTGAGGAACTCGCCCACGTCCGTGCAGTCCTCGAGCGCGACGGCCTCGACCGCGATCTGCGGGTCCGTCGGGTCGGTCGCGGTGATGATCGCGGCGAAGGTGTTGCCGGGATAGGCGGCCTCGTCGTCCGGGAGGCGGAAAGTCGCAAGCTTCATGCGCCCATCTCACCACACTCCTGGTCCCGCGCTCCCAGTGCGCGTCCCGGCGCACGGTCGGGGTCGTGTGCGATGCTGGCGCTCATGATCGCCTCCTCCGCCCTCACCCCTGAAGAGCTCTCCGCCGAACGCTCCGCCCTGGTCCTGGGGACGATGACCTGGGACGACACGCAGCCCGAGGTGAACGCCGCCGCTCTGCGCGCCGGGCTTGACGCGGGGATCACGCTGCTCGACACCGCCGACATCTACGGGGACGGCGCCTCCGAACGGGCCGTCGGCGCGGCGCTCGCCGAGCTCGACGACGCCGAGCGGACGCGGCTGCGCGTGCAGACCAAGTGCGGGATCGTGCGCGCGAACCGTGCAACCGGCGTCGGCACAAAGCACTACGATTCCTCACCCGCACACATCGCCGCGTCCCTGGCCGGCTCGCGGGAACGCCTCGGCGTCGAGACGGTCGACACGCTCGTGATCCACCGGCCCGACCTGCTCACCGACCCCGAGACGACCGTGCGCGCCTTCCTCGACGCACGCGAGGCCGGGCACGTCGGCGAGCTGGGGGTCTCCAACCTTTCAGTGAGCCGGGCACAGGCGTACCAGGCGGCACTGCGGCGCCTGGCCGGTCCCGAGAGCCGGCTGGCCTGCGTGCAGGTGGAGCTCGGGCTGCACCACCGCGGACTTGTGGAGGCCGAAGTGCTCGCGAACCACACGGCGGCCCCCGCGACCGGCGGCGCCGTCGGCCTGGGTCAGTGGTGCCGCGACGAAGGCGTCGAGCTGCAGGCCTGGGGGCCGCTGGGTCAGGGGCGCTACACCGGTCGGGCGGCCACCGAGTCGGCCGCTGACACCTCTGACGAGGCCACCGTGGCCGACACAACGCAGGTGGTCGCGGAGCTCGCGGACCGGTATGGCGTCAGCGGTGAGGCCGTCGTGCTGGCGTGGCTGACCCGCCTGCCCTGGGGTGTGCGCCCGGTGATCGGCACACGGGCGCCGGAGCGCATCGCCGCGTGCGCGCAGCAGGGCCGGGCGGCGGAGGCCATGACGACCGAGGACTGGCACCGGCTCTGGACCGCGGCGCGAGGCGAGAAGCTGCCCTGAGATTCGCCAGGCCCCGGCCCGTTCAGCCGCCCGGGCCCCGGTGCTAGCGTCGGCGTCGTGAACGTCACCGACACGCTCCCGTCCACGGTCCCCGTCATGAGCGAAACCGGGGACGACCCGATGCCGCGCTCCACGTGCCGCCTGCAGATCAGCGCCGACTTCACCCTGGCGGACGCGCGGGCCGTGGTGCCCTATCTGCACCGACTCGGCGTGCACTGGGTGTACCTCTCGCCGCTGCTCGCCGCCGAACCTGGCTCAGACCACGGGTACGACGTCGTCGACCCGGCGCGGATCGACCCGGCTCGCGGCACAGAGGAGGATCTCGCGGCCCTCTCCGCGACCCTGCGTGAGCACGACATGGGACTGCTGCTGGACATCGTGCCGAACCACATGGGCGTGGCGACCCCGCGGGCCAATCCCGCCTGGTGGGATCTGCTGACGCATGGACCGGGCGCCGAGTCCGCCGCGTGGTTCGACGTGGACTGGGAACGGCACCACGGACGCGTGCTCATCCCCGTCCTGGGTGACGGCACCGCCGAGGACCCCGAGGCCGAGCTCGCACACCTGCGCGTCGACGAGGCGACCGGGACGCTGCGCTACTGGGAGCACGAATATCCGCTCGCGCCCGGGACCCTGGAGCGGGCCCGAGAGCAGGTCGACGCGCGGCCGCATGCCGAGGCCGGGGCTGACGCGGACGAGTCGAGGCTGGCGCGGGCGGTGCACGATCTGCAGCACTACCGCCTGGCGCCGTGGCGTCTGGGCGATGCCGAGCTGAACTATCGCCGTTTTTTCACCATCACGACCTTGGCCGGCGTGCGGGTCGAGGACCCGAAGGTCTTCGACGCCATGCACGAGCGGGTGCGCTCGTGGGTCGAACGCGGCTGGGTGCAGGGACTGCGTGTGGACCATCCTGACGGGCTGCGCTCCCCGGGCGGATACCTGCGGCGCGTACGCGAGCGGGTGCTGCCGGAGGGTCCGCTGTACGTCGAGAAGATCCTCGAGTCCGCGCTCGGGCCTGCGGGGGAGCGGCTGCCGGCCGCCTGGCCGACCGAGGGCACCACCGGCTACGACGCGCTCGGGGACATCGAGCGGGTCCTGATGCCGGTGGCGGCCGCGGGCCCTGCCGAGCATGACGAGCAGAAGAGAGCCGAGTGGGCACGCCTGACCGTGCAGCTCAAGCGCGAGGTGGCCCTCGGCCAGCTCG
Proteins encoded in this region:
- a CDS encoding NAD(P)-binding domain-containing protein translates to MSDAESAAPLTVGVLGAGRAGTALARALARIPTLTPGASAPVVRLASTAPPRRLRHHLTIYAPRAEAVSAEQLAAQAEVSVLAVPRDALDDVDPAALRGPRTRTVVDMTNTWDAPGVDAAAQPTTAEVDAWLRTGTELPVVRAFFDVSHHDLAAAGRVRAPRRALAVGSAADEVRARREIANLVRTMGYDAVEFAGSAAGAVLEPGGAAFGTEHDAESLERLLHGR
- a CDS encoding fumarylacetoacetate hydrolase family protein, which gives rise to MKLATFRLPDDEAAYPGNTFAAIITATDPTDPQIAVEAVALEDCTDVGEFLTLAPEQRQEVLDEATAAAERDPNRVLDVATLMYETLVPFPTKVVGVGLNYKDHVAETGLEAPEHPTLFAKFAQSLTGPLDAIEVPQEDHRLDYEGELCVVIGEPGRRIPESQAAEHIAGYAVANDVSVRGFQGRTSQWLQGKIWDASTPVGPWLVTPDEFTPKAEILTRVNGERRQRSRALEVVFTPEQIVSYVSQMVTLHPGDLILMGTPSGVALGRKDADGRRAWLTSEDVVEVEITGLGRQHTEIR
- a CDS encoding aldo/keto reductase; its protein translation is MIASSALTPEELSAERSALVLGTMTWDDTQPEVNAAALRAGLDAGITLLDTADIYGDGASERAVGAALAELDDAERTRLRVQTKCGIVRANRATGVGTKHYDSSPAHIAASLAGSRERLGVETVDTLVIHRPDLLTDPETTVRAFLDAREAGHVGELGVSNLSVSRAQAYQAALRRLAGPESRLACVQVELGLHHRGLVEAEVLANHTAAPATGGAVGLGQWCRDEGVELQAWGPLGQGRYTGRAATESAADTSDEATVADTTQVVAELADRYGVSGEAVVLAWLTRLPWGVRPVIGTRAPERIAACAQQGRAAEAMTTEDWHRLWTAARGEKLP
- a CDS encoding carboxymuconolactone decarboxylase family protein, translated to MSSDAAPDRQDPLRFYLDKAAPSVWSSLVAWRQDVDAAAAQAGLDPQTVELVCLRVSQLNGCAFCLDTHLRSAVKAGVSEQRLALLPAWREAESVYSEQEQAALELAEALTRLEGHEQLQVAQLLSHPRLSDDQYAAVQWLTVLMNATNRISMASHHPVRPREAEARG